Proteins encoded in a region of the Vitis riparia cultivar Riparia Gloire de Montpellier isolate 1030 chromosome 7, EGFV_Vit.rip_1.0, whole genome shotgun sequence genome:
- the LOC117918868 gene encoding translocator protein homolog, with protein MASTNLKQRIKDGPSTPFPTNNTTKREKKMAMAKRGLRSLTTAVSIPLSLTLVTIYFSGATDRYRTLPKPFWFPPLWAVHATSMASSLLMGLSAWLVWAEGGFHKKPTALPLFVAQLALSLIRDPIVFGYGGTRVGLVVCMGLFGALVGCARMFREVNPIAGDLVKPCLAWTAYVGVVTLKLLFA; from the coding sequence atggCTTCGACCAATCTGAAACAACGCATCAAAGATGGTCCGAGCACGCCCTTCCCCACCAACAACACCAccaaaagagagaagaaaatggcGATGGCCAAACGGGGCCTTCGTTCGCTCACCACAGCGGTCTCCATCCCTCTGTCCCTAACCCTCGTCACCATCTACTTCTCCGGCGCCACTGACCGCTACCGAACTCTGCCAAAGCCCTTCTGGTTCCCGCCGCTGTGGGCCGTGCACGCGACCTCCATGGCCTCGTCTCTCCTAATGGGCCTCTCCGCCTGGCTTGTGTGGGCCGAGGGCGGCTTCCACAAAAAGCCCACCGCTCTCCCGCTTTTCGTAGCCCAGCTCGCCTTGAGCTTGATCCGAGACCCGATTGTGTTCGGATACGGAGGGACTCGGGTGGGGTTGGTGGTATGCATGGGACTGTTTGGGGCCTTGGTAGGTTGTGCCCGGATGTTCAGAGAGGTGAATCCGATTGCAGGTGATTTGGTAAAACCGTGTTTGGCTTGGACTGCCTATGTGGGTGTTGTAACTCTTAAGCTTCTTTTTGCCTGA
- the LOC117917250 gene encoding dol-P-Man:Man(5)GlcNAc(2)-PP-Dol alpha-1,3-mannosyltransferase: MAASSAARRKPSQKSDSPLKIFRNPKVVFAFALIFIDALLVFLIITFVPYTKIDWDAYMSQVTGFLQGERDYTNLKGDTGPLVYPAGFLYVYSAIHYVTGGLVYPAQILFGILYIVNLAILLFIYLKTDVLPWWALSLLCLSKRVHSIFVLRLFNDCFAVTLLHAALASLLFQRWHLGLIIFSGAVSIKMNVLLYAPPLLLLMLKAMNIGGVISALAGAAIVQILVGLPFIVSHPVAYISRAFNLGRVFIHFWSVNFKFVPEPIFVSKPFAVSLLVAHLVLLATFAHYRWCKNEGGLLNFLHSRFVSMRLGVTGSSSFFKQLFSCNSTCKILNEDHIVTTMFVGNFIGILCARSLHYQFYSWYFFSLPYLLWKTPFPTFLRLILFVGVELCWNVYPSNIYSSALLLCIHLVILWGLWTAPAEYPYVNDKSLTRNKNK; the protein is encoded by the exons ATGGCAGCATCCTCAGCAGCCAGGCGCAAACCCTCACAGAAATCAGATTCTCCGCTTAAAATTTTCCGAAACCCAAAAGTAGTCTTCGCTTTTGCTTTGATTTTCATCGATGCCCTCCTCGTCTTTCTCATCATCACCTTCGTCCCTT ACACAAAGATCGATTGGGATGCTTACATGTCACAG GTTACTGGGTTTCTTCAAGGAGAAAGAGATTACACGAACCTGAAAGGCGACACGGGACCTCTGGTTTATCCAGCTGGATTCCTGTATGTTTATTCTGCTATACATTATGTTACCGGCGGCCTAGTGTACCCAGCTCag ATTCTATTTGGCATTCTTTACATTGTAAATCTGGCGATCCTCCTATTTATATACTTAAAGACTGATGTG CTTCCATGGTGGGCTCTTTCCTTGCTGTGTCTGTCAAAAAGAGTGCACTCGATCTTTGTGCTTCGCCTCTTCAATGACTGTTTTGCTGTCACTCTCCTCCATGCTGCGCTGGCCTCACTTCTCTTCCAGAGGTGGCATCTGGGTTTGATTATTTTCAG TGGAGCTGTTTCGATAAAGATGAATGTGCTCCTTTATGCTCCGCCTTTATTACTCCTCATGTTGAAG GCTATGAATATTGGTGGAGTGATATCGGCTTTAGCAGGTGCAGCAATAGTGCAG ATTCTGGTGGGGCTACCTTTTATTGTATCACACCCAGTTGCATATATATCAAGGGCTTTTAATCTTGGGCGTGTCTTCATCCACTTTTG GTCTGTTAACTTCAAATTTGTTCCTGAACCAATTTTTGTATCAAAACCATTTGCGGTTTCATTGCTGGTTGCTCACCTCGTGCTGCTTGCAACTTTTGCTCATTATAGGTGGTGCAA GAATGAGGGAGGGCTTCTCAATTTTTTGCATTCTAGATTTGTTTCTATGAGGCTGGGAGTTACTGGTTCTAGTTCCTTCTTCAAGCAGTTATTCAGTTGTAACTCAACCTGCAAAATCCTCAATGAAGATC ACATTGTAACCACTATGTTCGTGGGTAACTTCATCGGCATCCTATGTGCCCGTTCTTTGCATTATCAGTTCTACTCCTG GTATTTCTTCAGCTTACCATATCTTCTCTGGAAAACGCCTTTTCCTACATTTTTGCG attaattttatttgtaggAGTGGAACTCTGCTGGAACGTATACCCCTCAAACATCTATTCATCTGCCTTGCTCCTCTGTATCCACTTAGTTATACTATGGGGTCTCTGGACTGCCCCAGCTGAATATCCTTATGTCAATGATAAATCATTAACAAGAAACAAGAACAAATGA
- the LOC117917645 gene encoding heat shock factor-binding protein-like — MDGQNLEDPKSTADMTVFVQNLLQQMQSRFQAMSDSIVTKIDEMGNSINELEQSINELRAEMGAEGSPSPLAPPKSKPDEVKPDDS; from the exons ATG GATGGACAAAACTTGGAAGATCCAAAAAGCACTGCTGATATGACAGTTTTC GTGCAAAACCTTCTTCAGCAGATG CAATCCAGGTTCCAGGCAATGTCAGACTCCATTGTTACAAAGA TTGATGAGATGGGAAACTCAATAAATGAGTTGGAGCAGAGCATCAACGAGCTGAGAGCAGAGATGGGAGCAGAGGGCTCTCCAAGCCCCTTGGCACCACCCAAGTCGAAGCCTGATGAAGTGAAGCCAGATGATAGTTAA
- the LOC117918950 gene encoding rapid alkalinization factor-like: protein MANSNGLFLVSSIFIAALFTASVSAGGDFSQLNWEPAAKAAATCQGSIAECLAGRDEFEMDTEINRRILATTQYISYGALQRNTVPCSQRGASYYNCKPGAEANPYNRGCSTITRCRS from the coding sequence ATGGCCAATTCTAATGGCCTTTTCCTCGTATCTTCCATCTTCATTGCAGCTCTCTTCACCGCCTCCGTCTCCGCCGGCGGGGACTTCAGCCAACTGAACTGGGAGCCGGCAGCGAAGGCAGCAGCCACATGCCAAGGCTCGATAGCGGAGTGCCTCGCGGGAAGGGACGAGTTCGAGATGGACACGGAGATCAACCGCCGCATCCTAGCGACGACGCAGTACATAAGCTACGGTGCGCTGCAGAGGAACACTGTTCCCTGCTCTCAGAGGGGTGCGTCATACTACAACTGCAAGCCCGGTGCCGAGGCCAACCCCTACAACCGTGGCTGCAGTACTATTACTCGTTGCCGTAGTTaa